One stretch of Meriones unguiculatus strain TT.TT164.6M chromosome 7, Bangor_MerUng_6.1, whole genome shotgun sequence DNA includes these proteins:
- the LOC132655408 gene encoding olfactory receptor 1468-like, which produces MTMNNQTVISQFLLLGLHIPPEHQHLFYALFLAMYLTTVLGNLIIIILILLDSHLHTPMYFFLSNLSFSDLCFSSVTMPKLLQNMQSQVPSITYVGCLTQMYFFMVFGALEAFLLLVMAYDRYVAICLPLQYSSIMSPSLCVCLVLLSWVLASLYSMLHTLLLARLSFCEDNVIPHFFCDISALLKLACSDIYINELMIFILGGLVSVIPFLLIILSYIQIVSSILRVSSTKVIHKVFSTCGSHLSVVSLFYGTIISLYICPSGNNSTVKETVMAMMYTVVTPMLNPFIYSLRNRDMKEALMRVLCKKKISL; this is translated from the coding sequence ATGACAATGAACAACCAAACTGTGATCTCTCAGTTCCTCCTCCTGGGCCTGCACATCCCCCCAGAGCATCAGCACCTGTTCTATGCCCTGTTCCTGGCCATGTACCTCACCACTGTTCTGGGGaacctcatcatcatcatcctcattcTACTGGACTCCCATCTTCACAcgcccatgtacttcttcctcagcAACTTGTCCTTCTCTGACCTCTGCTTTTCCTCCGTCACAATGCCCAAGTTGCTGCAGAACATGCAGAGCCAAGTTCCATCCATTACTTACGTGGGTTGTCTGACACAAATGTACTTTTTTATGGTTTTTGGAGCCCTGGAGGCCTTCCTTCTTCTGGTCATGGCCTATGACCGTTATGTAGCCATTTGCTTACCTCTTCAATACTCCAGCATCATGAGCCCCAGTCTCTGTGTTTGTCTGGTACTGCTGTCCTGGGTACTAGCCTCACTGTATTCCATGTTGCACACCCTACTCTTGGCTAGATTGTCATTTTGTGAGGACAACGTGATCCCCCATTTTTTCTGTGACATATCTGCCCTGCTCAAGTTGGCCTGCTCTGACATTTATATTAATGAATTGATGATATTTATCTTGGGAGGGCTTGTTAGTGTCATCCCATTCTTACTCATCATTTTGTCCTATATTCAAATTGTCTCTTCCATCTTAAGGGTTTCTTCTACAAAGGTTATTCACAAGGTCTTCTCCACCTGTGGCTCCCACCTGTCTGTGGTGTCTCTGTTCTATGGGACAATTATTAGTCTCTACATATGTCCATCAGGTAATAACTCTACTGTGAAGGAGACTGTTATGGCCATGATGTACACCGTGGTGACTCCCATGCTGAACCCCTTCATCTACAGCCTGAGGAACAGAGACATGAAAGAGGCCCTGATGAGAGTCCTTTGCAAGAAGAAAATCTCTTTATAA
- the LOC110539948 gene encoding olfactory receptor 1468-like, which produces MTMNNQTIISQFLLLGLRISPKHQNLFYALFLAIYLTTVLGNLIIIILILLNSHLHTPMYLFLSNLSFSDLCFSSVTMPKLLQNMQSQVPSITYVGCLTQMYFFMVFGGLEVFFLLVMAYDRYVAICLPLQYSSIMSPNLCVCLVLLSWVLASLNSMLHTLLLARLSFCEDNVIPHFFCDISALLKLACSDIYINELMIFISGGLVSVIPFLLIILSYIQIVSSILRVSSTKVIHKVFSTCGSHLSVVSLFYGTVIGIYLCPSGNNSTVKETAMAMMYTVVTPMLNPFIYSLRNRDMKEALMRVLCKKKISL; this is translated from the coding sequence ATGACGATGAACAACCAAACTATCATCTCACAGTTCCTCCTTCTGGGACTCCGCATCTCCCCAAAACACCAGAACCTGTTTTATGCCCTGTTCCTGGCCATATACCTCACCACTGTTCTGGGGaacctcatcatcatcatcctcattcTACTGAACTCCCATCTTCACACACCCATGTACTTGTTTCTCAGCAACTTGTCCTTCTCTGACCTCTGCTTTTCCTCCGTCACAATGCCCAAGTTGCTGCAGAACATGCAGAGCCAAGTTCCATCCATTACTTACGTGGGTTGTCTGACACAAATGTACTTTTTTATGGTTTTTGGAGGTCTGGAGGTATTTTTTCTTCTGGTCATGGCCTATGACCGTTATGTAGCCATTTGCTTACCTCTTCAATACTCCAGCATCATGAGCCCCAATCTCTGCGTTTGTCTGGTACTGCTGTCCTGGGTACTTGCCTCACTGAATTCCATGTTGCACACCCTACTCTTGGCTAGATTGTCATTTTGTGAGGACAACGTGATCCCCCATTTTTTCTGTGACATATCTGCCCTGCTCAAGTTGGCCTGCTCTGACATTTATATTAATGAATTGATGATATTTATCTCGGGAGGGCTTGTTAGTGTCATCCCATTCTTACTCATCATTTTGTCCTATATTCAAATTGTCTCTTCCATCTTAAGGGTTTCTTCTACAAAGGTTATTCACAAGGTCTTCTCCACCTGTGGCTCCCACCTGTCTGTGGTGTCACTGTTCTATGGGACAGTCATTGGTATCTACTTATGTCCATCAGGTAATAACTCTACTGTGAAGGAGACTGCCATGGCCATGATGTACACTGTGGTGACTCCCATGCTGAACCCCTTCATCTACAGCCTGAGGAACAGAGACATGAAAGAGGCCCTGATGAGAGTCCTTTGCAAGAAGAAAATCTCTTTATAA